In Cololabis saira isolate AMF1-May2022 chromosome 1, fColSai1.1, whole genome shotgun sequence, the following proteins share a genomic window:
- the atp5md gene encoding ATP synthase membrane subunit DAPIT, mitochondrial, translating to MGGHDAAGTQHQYTGIAKYFNSYTITGRRNCVLATYATIATLFLFFKLKPKKQAAVTDK from the exons ATGGGAGGACACGATGCTGCTGGAACTCAGCACCAGTACACTGGAATTGCCAAGTACTTCAACTCATACACAATTACAGGAAGGAGAAAT tgtgtgttggCAACATATGCCACTATTGCAACcctcttccttttcttcaaattgAAGCCAAAGAAACAGGCAGCTGTCACAGACAAGTAG